One stretch of Anabrus simplex isolate iqAnaSimp1 chromosome 3, ASM4041472v1, whole genome shotgun sequence DNA includes these proteins:
- the LOC137498994 gene encoding uncharacterized protein — protein MNEEQINIKLVQSVEKYRIIYDYSLPGHSNKNEVDKAWHAVSKELNLNVATCKDKWRNCRNCWPRYLRQAPTSGSAAGTKKPYSLADYLAFLTPFTKSRRQVGNVENPYEEEKSATEEQPSSVAMTKENDEENSAQEIMQPLPRTRRRDTKRSAIKMDIDEVFSSYIQMKTKRTAEAECNNPDELFFKSLLPDVAKLSPAAKSSFKLFVQQKLNDMLYGSARNVQCSDTHSHPSTSVLHYGGQTGSSYTISPFSYAENLPEENEEERDHSY, from the exons ATGAATGAAGAACAAATCAACATTAAATTAGTGCAATCCGTGGAGAAATATCGAATAATATATGATTATTCGCTACCAGGACATTCGAATAAGAACGAGGTGGATAAAGCGTGGCATGCAGTGtccaaagaattaaatttaaatg TGGCCACCTGTAAAGACAAATGGAGAAACTGTAGGAACTGTTGGCCCAGATATTTAAGGCAAGCTCCTACCAGTGGTTCAGCAGCAGGAACCAAAAAGCCCTACTCTCTTGCAGACTACTTGGCGTTTTTGACACCATTTACGAAATCAAGAAGACAAGTGGGAAACGTAGAAAATCCGTATGAAGAGGAGAAATCTGCTACAGAGGAACAACCATCATCAGTGGCCATGACAAAAGAAAACGACGAGGAGAATAGTGCTCAAGAAATTATGCAGCCGCTACCTCGAACACGTAGAAGAGATACAAAAAGAAGCGCCATTAAAATGGATATTGACGAAGTTTTCTCTTCATATATTCAGATGAAAACAAAGCGTACGGCTGAAGCGGAGTGTAATAACCCTGATGAGTTGTTTTTCAAAAGCCTGCTACCAGATGTGGCTAAATTATCACCTGCAGCTAAAAGCTCATTTAAGTTGTTTGTGCAGCAAAAATTAAATGACATGCTGTACGGATCAGCCAGGAATGTTCAGTGTAGTGATACTCATTCCCATCCATCAACTTCCGTATTGCATTACGGTGGTCAGACGGGCTCCTCATATACTATCTCACCATTCTCGTATGCAGAGAATTTACCAGAAGAAAACGAGGAAGAACGTGATCACTCATACTGA
- the LOC136866657 gene encoding putative nuclease HARBI1 has translation MQTCSRTPEKHVSASIRYALSAVNMASSSEDDVLLYMWLKLRNKRKRKWIHDFNMSCAQHGAYTLAHDLLKDPVKFQSYYRMYPESYTELLQKISPLLRKQDTNYRKAISPDEKLLITLRYLATGNSFRCLSFQFKRGETTIGKIVDEVCSAVWTTLQPEFMPAPSKELWENISERYLELWNMPNCIGAIDGKHVRIQCPRNSGSSFYNYKGYFSIVLLALVDADGLFIVIEAGDYGRNSDGGVLRNSALGRNLQQGTLNIPDPKRLPKDDDHCSPFPYFFVGDEAFPLQKHIMRPYPRRELTNERRIFNYRLSRARKSVECGFGMLASKFRVLGTAIACKPDKIDNIIRAICVLHNFIRLKDGVFSEPSVTDKDENTDNTMRVLQRLQPCNRRATVEAAELRNHLCSYFMKPNVALSWQNKYAIE, from the exons ATGCAGACTTGTAGCCGCACACCGGAGAAGCATGTGTCTGCATCAATACGCTACGCattatcagctgttaacatggcctcCTCGAGTGAAGATGATGTTTTGCTGTACATGTGGTTGAAATTGCGTAACAAGAGGAAAAGAAAATGGATTCATGATTTTAATATGTCGTGTGCTCAACATGGTGCTTATACCTTAGCGCATGATTTACTAAAAGATCCGGTAAAATTCCAGTCATACTACCGAATGTACCCCGAAAGCTACACagaacttcttcagaaaatttcTCCATTATTAAGAAAACAAGACACAAACTACAGGAAGGCTATAAGTCCTGATGAAAAGCTACTTATAACACTAAG GTACTTAGCTACTGGCAACAGCTTCAGATGCTTGAGCTTTCAGTTTAAAAGAGGAGAAACAACAATCGGCAAAATTGTGGATGAAGTGTGTTCGGCAGTATGGACAACACTTCAACCTGAGTTTATGCCTGCACCCTCAAAGGAGTTATGGGAGAATATTTCCGAAAGATATTTGGAACTCTGGAATATGCCTAACTGCATTGGTGCCATAGACGGGAAACACGTTCGTATCCAGTGTCCGAGAAACAGTGGCTCATCCTTCTATAACTACAAGGGCTATTTTTCTATTGTTCTATTAGCTTTGGTTGATGCAGATGGACTTTTCATTGTTATAGAAGCTGGTGACTATGGCAGAAACAGTGATGGTGGCGTGTTGCGAAACTCAGCTTTAGGAAGAAACCTTCAGCAGGGCACACTGAATATACCTGATCCCAAGAGGCTACCGAAAGATGATGATCACTGTTCACCATTTCCTTATTTTTTCGTTGGTGATGAAGCTTTCCCATTACAGAAGCATATCATGAGACCCTATCCGCGAAGAGAACTTACAAATGAAAGGCGGATTTTTAATTATAGGCTTAGCAGAGCTAGAAAGAGTGTAGAATGTGGTTTTGGAATGCTTGCTTCTAAATTTAGAGTTCTCGGTACAGCTATAGCCTGCAAACCTGATAAAATAGACAACATAATACGAGCAATTTGTGTTCTGCATAACTTCATTAGACTAAAAGACGGCGTTTTTAGTGAACCGAGTGTAACAGATAAGGATGAAAATACTGACAATACGATGCGTGTGTTGCAGAGATTGCAACCCTGCAACAGAAGAGCAACAGTTGAGGCTGCTGAATTAAGAAATCACTTGTGTTCTTACTTTATGAAACCAAACGTAGCCCTTTCTTGGCAGAATAAGTACGCtatagaataa